A stretch of the Oceanicola sp. D3 genome encodes the following:
- a CDS encoding OmpA family protein: protein MAIGLFAGDAQAQSSRDQSQRYVPTVWVDPDGCEHWVMDDGAEGYMTPHVSRQGIPVCRRGNVCGVMNSDQLFATDSAAISASGKKRLANFFRSSRARAYIIAGHTDARASDEYNMNLSYRRAVSVARIGKATGAKIVDVRGYGERVPVASNRTAGGMQKNRRVEIICIK, encoded by the coding sequence GTCGCAGCGCTACGTGCCCACCGTTTGGGTCGATCCGGACGGCTGCGAACATTGGGTGATGGACGACGGGGCGGAGGGCTACATGACGCCCCATGTCTCGCGTCAGGGCATTCCGGTGTGCCGTCGCGGCAATGTCTGCGGTGTGATGAACTCCGACCAGCTCTTTGCCACCGACAGTGCCGCGATTTCTGCCTCGGGCAAGAAGCGTTTGGCCAACTTCTTCCGATCCAGCCGGGCCCGCGCCTATATCATCGCCGGTCACACCGATGCGCGGGCCAGCGATGAATACAACATGAACCTCAGCTACCGCCGGGCCGTCAGCGTGGCCCGGATCGGCAAGGCCACCGGCGCAAAGATCGTTGATGTGCGCGGCTATGGGGAGCGGGTGCCAGTGGCGTCCAACCGGACTGCGGGCGGGATGCAGAAGAACCGCCGCGTCGAAATCATCTGCATCAAGTGA
- a CDS encoding PhoH family protein, with translation MGISALTAPPNPKDILETPLEFPDNLLLIELCGEFDRNLAQIEHAVGVQILRRGNQLALIGEAGPRSEAAVILQELYAKLEAGRSIEPGDVDGAIRLGRESSADANSAARDGDQLEMFHGGRVEIKTRKKVVEPRTEAQKAYVRALFENELGFGIGPAGTGKTYLAVAVGVNLFLAGHVDRIILSRPAVEAGEKLGYLPGDMKDKVDPYMQPLYDALNDFLPSKQVAKLIEEKRIEIAPLAFMRGRTLANAFVVLDEAQNATTMQMKMFLTRLGEGSRMVITGDRSQVDLPRGVQSGLREAESLLDGVKGISFNYFTAKDVVRHPLVARIIEAYDTLDAKG, from the coding sequence TTGGGAATCAGTGCCCTGACCGCCCCGCCAAACCCCAAGGATATTCTGGAAACGCCGCTGGAATTCCCCGACAACCTCCTGTTGATCGAACTCTGCGGTGAGTTTGACCGCAACCTTGCCCAGATCGAACATGCGGTAGGTGTGCAAATCCTGCGCCGGGGCAACCAGTTGGCGCTTATCGGCGAAGCCGGGCCGCGCAGCGAGGCGGCGGTGATCCTTCAGGAACTCTACGCCAAACTCGAAGCCGGGCGCTCGATTGAGCCGGGCGATGTTGATGGGGCGATCCGGCTGGGCCGTGAGAGCAGTGCCGATGCCAACAGCGCGGCGCGGGATGGCGACCAGTTGGAGATGTTTCACGGCGGGCGGGTTGAGATCAAAACCCGCAAGAAGGTTGTTGAGCCGCGCACCGAGGCACAGAAGGCCTATGTGCGTGCGCTTTTCGAGAACGAGCTGGGCTTCGGAATTGGACCTGCGGGCACGGGCAAGACCTATCTTGCCGTGGCGGTTGGGGTGAACCTGTTTCTCGCTGGTCATGTCGACCGGATCATCCTGAGCCGACCGGCCGTGGAGGCCGGGGAGAAGCTGGGCTACCTGCCGGGCGACATGAAGGACAAGGTCGACCCCTACATGCAGCCGCTCTATGACGCGCTGAACGACTTTTTGCCCTCCAAGCAGGTTGCAAAGCTGATCGAGGAAAAACGTATTGAAATCGCGCCCTTGGCCTTTATGCGGGGGCGCACGCTGGCGAATGCCTTTGTGGTGCTCGACGAGGCGCAGAACGCGACGACCATGCAGATGAAGATGTTCCTGACCCGTCTCGGCGAAGGAAGCCGCATGGTGATTACCGGTGACCGCAGCCAGGTGGATTTGCCGCGCGGGGTGCAATCGGGGCTGCGCGAGGCCGAAAGCCTGCTGGATGGGGTGAAGGGGATCTCCTTCAACTACTTCACCGCCAAGGACGTGGTGCGCCATCCGCTGGTGGCGCGGATCATCGAGGCTTATGACACGCTGGATGCGAAGGGGTGA
- the ybeY gene encoding rRNA maturation RNase YbeY, translating to MELDVAIEDDRWEAAALEAVVQAVAPAVLAWHGLPTDIELAVLGADDARIAALNGDFRGKPQPTNVLSWPAQELAPEAPGEDPLAPEPDPDGTIPLGDIALAYETCVREAKEGGLALRDHLTHLVVHGMMHLLGYDHINDADAELMEAREAEILAKLGVKNPYE from the coding sequence ATGGAACTGGACGTTGCCATAGAGGATGACCGCTGGGAGGCCGCGGCTTTGGAGGCCGTGGTGCAGGCGGTGGCACCGGCGGTTCTGGCGTGGCACGGGTTGCCGACCGATATCGAACTCGCGGTGCTGGGCGCGGATGACGCCCGCATTGCCGCCCTCAATGGTGACTTTCGCGGCAAGCCCCAGCCGACCAACGTGCTCTCATGGCCCGCGCAGGAGCTTGCGCCTGAGGCCCCCGGCGAAGATCCGCTTGCGCCCGAGCCTGACCCGGATGGCACGATCCCGCTTGGTGACATTGCGCTGGCTTATGAAACCTGCGTCCGAGAAGCCAAGGAAGGTGGGCTTGCGCTGCGGGACCATCTGACGCACCTCGTTGTTCACGGGATGATGCATCTTCTGGGTTACGATCACATTAACGACGCAGACGCGGAGCTGATGGAGGCTCGTGAAGCGGAAATACTTGCCAAGTTGGGTGTGAAAAACCCATATGAGTAA
- a CDS encoding transporter associated domain-containing protein, translating to MGDSSDGSSSAAQGAQEEDSSESRGLWGRLADAIFPGEEDGSDEGEEPRGRNGGRESVAVLGLGNLHRMRVEDVAIPKVEIVAVPLDIGKDDLVAVFRDSGMSRLPVYEGTLDSPVGMVHLKDFALKYGFNGHGENFELKPMLRPLLYAPPSMPIGVLLQKMQSDRMHMALVIDEYGGTDGLVTIEDLIEQVIGEIEDEHDIEEGDLWTEEKPGQYLAMARTPLEDFEEETGVALADAEDLEEVDTLGGLVFMLTGRVPIRGEVVPHSTGAEFEVVDADARRVKRLRVRLPEVAEQRVAGGAES from the coding sequence ATGGGCGACAGTTCGGACGGGTCTTCTAGTGCTGCGCAGGGCGCGCAGGAGGAAGACAGTAGTGAGAGCAGGGGGCTTTGGGGCCGCCTTGCAGATGCGATATTTCCCGGCGAAGAGGACGGGTCGGACGAGGGCGAGGAGCCGCGGGGCCGCAATGGCGGGCGCGAATCCGTTGCCGTGCTTGGCCTTGGCAACCTGCATCGGATGCGGGTGGAAGACGTTGCCATTCCGAAGGTGGAAATCGTCGCGGTGCCGCTCGATATCGGCAAGGATGATCTGGTTGCGGTGTTCCGTGACAGCGGCATGAGCCGTTTGCCGGTTTACGAGGGCACGCTCGACAGCCCCGTGGGCATGGTGCACCTCAAGGATTTTGCGCTGAAGTACGGGTTCAACGGCCATGGCGAGAACTTCGAGCTGAAGCCGATGCTGCGCCCGCTGCTTTATGCGCCGCCGTCGATGCCGATTGGTGTGCTGTTGCAGAAGATGCAGAGCGACCGGATGCATATGGCGCTGGTGATCGACGAATATGGCGGCACCGACGGGCTGGTGACGATTGAAGACCTCATCGAGCAGGTCATCGGCGAGATCGAAGACGAGCACGACATCGAGGAGGGCGATCTCTGGACCGAGGAGAAGCCCGGGCAATACCTCGCCATGGCGCGCACGCCGCTGGAAGACTTCGAGGAAGAAACCGGCGTGGCGCTGGCGGATGCTGAAGATCTCGAAGAGGTCGACACGCTGGGCGGGCTTGTCTTCATGCTGACGGGCCGGGTGCCGATCCGGGGTGAGGTGGTGCCCCATTCCACGGGTGCGGAGTTTGAGGTGGTTGATGCCGATGCCCGCCGGGTGAAGCGCCTGCGTGTACGTTTGCCGGAGGTGGCGGAGCAACGGGTGGCCGGTGGCGCCGAAAGCTGA
- the lnt gene encoding apolipoprotein N-acyltransferase: MAPKADLTERMAGWLTGRWRSFALFAALGAVAGTGQAPIGLPWLSVAALALGFALFSLVREPKAAVWRGWAMGVGYVVATMFWIVEPFFVDPLRHGWLAPLALFAHAAGFAIFWALAFGAAALLGRGRWQRVLWGAVLLAAVEMLRSHLWTGFPWALIGHIWVGQPQMHLAALLGPHGLTLFTTLAAAIPAAMGSRRAALGVMASLAFLALPVPYGLWRLGQPVEMRAPLTVRLVQPNAAQHLKWTEEMIPVFFERLIALSAEPPEGAKPDLVVWPETSLAYLLAPGNGTAQVVADAGRGAPVVVGLQRRDGGVARNSLAVITPGADVTSYYDKSHLVPFGEYMPGARWLGEWAPGGLAEAAMSGFAPGDGLRLISLGEGIEGVLPLICYEAIFAEEIIAAPRPEWILHITNDAWFGKIAGPYQHLAQARLRAVEQGVPVLRAANTGISAVIDAQGRVLNSLALGETGLLDVALPPRLAAAPPYRLWGDWGVLALLALAAMALGVARARSVPVDPTPSTD, from the coding sequence GTGGCGCCGAAAGCTGATCTGACAGAGCGGATGGCCGGGTGGCTGACAGGCCGGTGGCGGAGCTTTGCGCTCTTTGCCGCGCTTGGGGCCGTAGCGGGCACCGGGCAGGCCCCGATTGGCCTGCCGTGGCTCTCGGTGGCCGCGCTCGCGCTGGGATTTGCGCTGTTTTCCCTCGTACGGGAGCCCAAGGCGGCGGTGTGGCGCGGCTGGGCGATGGGCGTTGGCTACGTGGTGGCGACGATGTTCTGGATCGTCGAGCCCTTCTTTGTTGACCCGCTGCGCCATGGATGGCTCGCCCCGCTTGCGCTTTTCGCCCATGCTGCCGGCTTTGCGATCTTTTGGGCGCTGGCCTTCGGTGCCGCGGCGTTGCTGGGCCGGGGGCGGTGGCAGCGCGTGCTTTGGGGCGCGGTTTTGCTGGCGGCGGTCGAGATGCTGCGCTCACACCTGTGGACGGGCTTTCCATGGGCGCTCATCGGCCACATCTGGGTTGGCCAGCCGCAGATGCATCTGGCCGCGCTGCTTGGCCCGCACGGGCTGACGCTTTTCACCACGCTTGCCGCTGCGATCCCGGCTGCAATGGGCAGCCGCCGCGCGGCCTTGGGCGTTATGGCGTCGCTGGCCTTTTTGGCCTTGCCGGTGCCCTACGGGCTCTGGCGGCTGGGCCAGCCGGTGGAGATGCGCGCGCCGCTGACTGTTCGTTTGGTGCAGCCGAACGCGGCGCAGCATCTGAAGTGGACGGAAGAGATGATTCCGGTCTTTTTCGAGCGGCTGATCGCCCTCAGCGCCGAGCCGCCTGAGGGCGCCAAGCCCGATCTGGTTGTCTGGCCGGAAACCTCGTTGGCCTATCTGCTGGCACCCGGCAATGGCACCGCGCAGGTGGTGGCCGATGCGGGCCGGGGCGCGCCGGTGGTGGTGGGTCTGCAGCGCCGCGATGGCGGGGTGGCGCGCAACTCGCTGGCGGTGATCACCCCCGGGGCCGATGTGACGAGTTACTACGACAAGTCGCATCTTGTGCCCTTCGGAGAATATATGCCGGGTGCGCGCTGGCTGGGCGAATGGGCTCCGGGCGGGCTGGCCGAGGCGGCGATGTCGGGCTTTGCGCCGGGCGACGGGCTTCGGCTTATCAGCCTCGGCGAGGGCATTGAGGGGGTGCTGCCCCTGATCTGCTACGAGGCTATCTTTGCCGAGGAGATCATTGCTGCGCCCCGGCCGGAGTGGATTTTGCATATCACCAACGACGCATGGTTCGGCAAGATCGCAGGCCCCTATCAGCACCTTGCGCAGGCCCGGCTTCGTGCGGTGGAGCAGGGGGTGCCGGTGCTGCGGGCGGCGAACACGGGCATATCGGCGGTGATCGACGCGCAGGGCCGGGTGCTGAACAGCCTCGCCCTCGGGGAGACCGGGCTGCTGGATGTGGCCTTGCCGCCGCGCCTTGCTGCCGCGCCGCCCTATCGGCTGTGGGGAGACTGGGGCGTGCTGGCCCTGCTGGCGCTCGCTGCAATGGCTCTGGGTGTTGCGCGCGCACGCTCCGTGCCGGTTGACCCGACCCCGTCAACCGACTAG
- the metK gene encoding methionine adenosyltransferase translates to MSRSEYTFTSESVSEGHPDKVCDRISDAVLDAFLAEDPESRVACETFATTDRVVIGGEVRGPGSVIERVEQIARDCVKDIGYEQKGFHWANMSVDNYLHAQSADIAQGVDAAGNKDEGAGDQGIMFGYACDETDEMMPAPIHFAHRILKKLAEVRKNGTEPNLGPDMKSQLSLRYKDGQPVEATSLVLSTQHLDPALTSEDVRAIVEPYIRDILPDGWLTEATEWWINPTGKFVIGGPDGDAGLTGRKIIVDTYGGAAPHGGGAFSGKDPTKVDRSAAYAARYLAKNVVAAGLASKCTLQLSYAIGVSKPLSIYVNTHGTGETPEAEIEKAVAKAMDLTPRGIRTHLALNKPIFQRTAAYGHFGRAPDADGGFSWEKTDLVEALKAAV, encoded by the coding sequence ATGTCTCGTTCTGAATACACCTTCACTTCGGAGTCCGTTTCCGAGGGCCATCCCGACAAGGTCTGCGACCGTATTTCCGATGCTGTCCTCGATGCTTTCCTCGCGGAAGATCCCGAAAGCCGGGTTGCCTGCGAAACCTTTGCCACCACCGACCGGGTGGTGATTGGCGGCGAGGTGCGCGGGCCGGGCTCGGTGATTGAGCGGGTCGAGCAGATTGCGCGGGATTGCGTGAAGGACATCGGCTACGAGCAGAAGGGCTTTCACTGGGCCAACATGAGCGTGGACAACTACCTGCACGCGCAGTCTGCCGATATTGCGCAGGGTGTGGATGCCGCGGGCAACAAGGATGAGGGCGCGGGCGATCAGGGGATCATGTTTGGCTATGCCTGCGATGAAACCGACGAGATGATGCCGGCGCCGATCCACTTTGCCCATCGGATCCTCAAGAAGCTGGCCGAGGTGCGCAAGAACGGCACCGAGCCGAACCTCGGCCCTGACATGAAGAGCCAGCTCAGCCTGCGCTACAAGGACGGGCAGCCGGTGGAAGCGACCTCGCTGGTGCTGTCCACCCAGCATCTGGACCCGGCGCTGACCTCCGAGGATGTGCGCGCCATTGTCGAGCCCTATATCCGTGACATCCTGCCCGATGGCTGGCTGACCGAGGCCACAGAATGGTGGATCAACCCCACAGGCAAGTTTGTCATCGGCGGGCCGGATGGGGATGCGGGGCTTACGGGGCGCAAGATCATCGTCGATACCTACGGCGGGGCGGCGCCCCATGGCGGCGGGGCCTTCTCTGGCAAAGATCCGACCAAGGTGGACCGTTCGGCGGCCTATGCGGCCCGCTACCTTGCCAAGAACGTGGTGGCCGCCGGTCTGGCGAGTAAATGCACGCTTCAGCTCTCCTATGCGATCGGTGTCAGCAAGCCGCTTTCGATCTACGTGAATACCCACGGCACCGGCGAGACCCCGGAGGCCGAGATCGAGAAAGCCGTCGCCAAGGCGATGGACCTGACCCCGCGCGGCATCCGTACCCATCTGGCGCTGAACAAGCCGATCTTCCAGCGCACGGCTGCCTATGGGCACTTTGGCCGCGCGCCCGATGCGGATGGCGGTTTCTCCTGGGAGAAGACCGATCTGGTCGAGGCGCTCAAGGCCGCTGTCTGA
- a CDS encoding DUF1963 domain-containing protein, translating into MAEASLAELIAQHLTEPLAGLVSELAVPVVFLVATGAEPGLSRMGGAPLMADGLVWPRHEAAARAEEIGARGADPEWIARHIRADLPLPFVAQIDLTEVSAEGLPGHGRLLFFYDALAGPYDTGTSFGRVLWDEAPASEAKLRPTPEALIEADKAYVAQLSAPPEPFILTDEIRAALKETGLTDEEIEEVAAAPPPEPSPGPHVSPFLTPLVALEAEPGFALPQACGPDFMQRPALAALCAEDRTDAAWEAWEAYEAVRWEHQAGRPQIGGPALGEQDDPAWSAAYTELSGEMFVTPEWRDQSQRIDAEAREWQLLLQMPLSFWISEQNEGTVYFYVRRDDLAARRFERVITVYQQT; encoded by the coding sequence ATGGCGGAAGCCTCACTCGCCGAGCTGATCGCGCAGCATTTGACCGAGCCGCTCGCCGGGTTGGTGAGCGAGCTTGCGGTGCCTGTTGTTTTTCTGGTGGCCACGGGGGCGGAGCCCGGCCTGAGCCGGATGGGTGGGGCGCCGCTGATGGCGGATGGCTTGGTTTGGCCGCGCCATGAAGCAGCGGCGCGGGCCGAGGAGATTGGCGCGCGCGGGGCGGACCCGGAGTGGATTGCCCGCCACATTCGCGCCGACTTGCCGCTGCCCTTTGTTGCCCAGATCGACCTGACAGAAGTAAGCGCCGAGGGCTTGCCGGGCCACGGGCGGCTGTTGTTCTTCTACGATGCGCTGGCCGGGCCCTATGACACCGGCACCAGTTTTGGCCGCGTGCTCTGGGATGAGGCGCCTGCCAGCGAGGCCAAACTACGCCCGACACCGGAGGCACTGATCGAGGCCGACAAGGCTTATGTCGCGCAGCTCTCTGCCCCGCCTGAGCCGTTCATCCTGACGGATGAAATTCGCGCCGCGCTGAAGGAAACGGGACTGACGGATGAGGAGATTGAAGAGGTCGCGGCGGCCCCTCCGCCAGAGCCTTCGCCTGGCCCTCACGTGTCACCCTTCCTGACGCCGCTCGTGGCGTTGGAGGCCGAGCCGGGCTTTGCCCTGCCGCAGGCTTGTGGCCCGGACTTCATGCAGCGCCCGGCATTGGCGGCGCTCTGTGCCGAAGACCGTACAGACGCGGCCTGGGAAGCATGGGAAGCCTATGAGGCCGTGCGCTGGGAGCACCAGGCAGGCCGCCCGCAGATCGGTGGCCCCGCGCTGGGCGAGCAGGATGATCCGGCTTGGTCGGCGGCCTATACCGAGCTCTCCGGCGAAATGTTCGTGACGCCGGAATGGCGAGATCAGTCGCAGCGCATAGATGCCGAAGCGCGGGAGTGGCAGTTGCTTTTGCAAATGCCGTTGTCCTTCTGGATCAGCGAGCAGAATGAGGGCACCGTTTATTTCTACGTTCGCCGCGATGACCTTGCGGCGCGCCGATTTGAGCGTGTGATAACGGTCTACCAGCAGACCTGA
- a CDS encoding O-acetyl-ADP-ribose deacetylase, with protein sequence MSLIEVDLSDITLLEVDAIVNAANETLLGGGGVDGAIHAAAGPGLLEECRTLGGCETGQAKVTGGHNLKARWVIHTVGPVWNGGGAGEAALLASCYRESLARAVEVGAESIAFPGISTGVYGYPKDEAAQIAVSTLRAELAALDSPPRVVLCAFSRADAAKLNELVQNAAN encoded by the coding sequence ATGAGTCTGATCGAAGTGGACCTCAGTGACATCACCCTGCTTGAGGTGGATGCCATCGTGAACGCCGCCAACGAAACCCTGCTGGGCGGCGGCGGGGTGGATGGTGCGATTCATGCAGCGGCCGGGCCGGGCTTGCTGGAGGAGTGCCGCACGCTTGGCGGGTGCGAGACCGGGCAGGCCAAGGTTACGGGCGGGCATAACCTCAAGGCCCGCTGGGTCATTCACACCGTTGGCCCGGTGTGGAATGGAGGCGGGGCAGGCGAGGCTGCGCTGCTGGCCTCCTGCTACCGTGAAAGCCTTGCTCGGGCTGTTGAGGTGGGGGCAGAATCTATCGCTTTTCCCGGCATTTCCACCGGCGTTTACGGCTACCCGAAGGACGAGGCCGCGCAGATTGCCGTGAGCACGCTGCGCGCAGAGCTTGCGGCGCTGGATAGCCCGCCGCGCGTGGTGCTGTGTGCCTTTTCGCGCGCAGATGCCGCCAAATTGAACGAGCTTGTGCAAAACGCCGCAAATTAG
- a CDS encoding tRNA (guanosine(46)-N(7))-methyltransferase TrmB, with translation MSENHPDKHRSGAPWRNFYGRLKGKGLRSSQEAYLDEDLAALSPGAVGWEENPERVPLDLEALFPGKEIWLEVGFGGGEHMVHQAAQNPGVGIIGAEPYINGVAMLLGKIRKAGVENLAVHPGDVRDLFDVLPEGSVAKAFLLYPDPWPKKRHHRRRFVTPEYLEALAKVLKPGAEFRVATDIPDYVRQTLEEVPGQGFEWLAEGPSDWRAPWNDWISTRYEQKALREGRTPHYLTFRRV, from the coding sequence ATGAGCGAGAACCATCCAGACAAACACCGCAGTGGCGCGCCTTGGCGCAACTTCTACGGACGGCTGAAGGGCAAGGGCCTTCGGTCTTCGCAGGAAGCCTATCTGGATGAGGATTTGGCGGCGCTGTCGCCTGGGGCCGTGGGCTGGGAGGAAAACCCCGAGCGGGTGCCGCTGGACCTTGAGGCGCTGTTTCCCGGCAAGGAAATCTGGCTGGAGGTGGGCTTTGGCGGCGGTGAGCACATGGTGCATCAGGCCGCGCAGAACCCCGGCGTCGGGATCATCGGGGCCGAGCCCTACATCAACGGCGTGGCGATGCTGCTGGGCAAGATCCGCAAGGCGGGGGTGGAGAACCTTGCCGTGCATCCCGGCGATGTGCGTGACCTGTTTGATGTGCTGCCCGAAGGGTCGGTGGCGAAGGCCTTCCTGCTCTACCCCGACCCATGGCCCAAGAAGCGCCACCACCGCCGCCGCTTCGTGACGCCCGAGTATCTTGAGGCGCTGGCCAAGGTGCTGAAGCCGGGGGCAGAATTTCGGGTGGCGACGGACATCCCTGACTATGTGCGCCAGACGCTGGAGGAGGTGCCGGGGCAGGGCTTTGAATGGTTGGCGGAGGGGCCGAGCGACTGGCGCGCGCCGTGGAATGACTGGATTTCGACCCGCTACGAGCAGAAGGCGCTGAGAGAAGGGCGCACCCCGCATTATCTGACCTTCCGCAGGGTTTAA
- the aroA gene encoding 3-phosphoshikimate 1-carboxyvinyltransferase, protein MSSHGTPTPMTSRKAAPLTGVAEVPGDKSISHRSLILGAMAVGETKITGLLEGEDVLDTAKAMRALGADVVQHGAGEWSVHGVGVGGFGEPEDVIDCGNSGTGVRLIMGAVATHPFSVTFTGDASLRSRPMGRVTEPLSLFGTVSYGKSGGRLPLTMVGAESPVPVSYTTPVPSAQVKSAVLLAGLNAPGVTVVTEKEATRDHTERMLAGFGAEVTVEDTAEGRVISLTGQPELQPQVIAVPRDPSSAAFPVCAALVVPGSDVLVPGIGLNPTRAGLFTTLREMGADLTYENEREEGGEPVADLRAKFSPDMKGIEVPAERAASMIDEYPVLSVVASFAHGVTKCPGVKELRVKESDRIDAMAVGLRACGVEVDEGEDWFAVKGLGPEGVPGGARAEARLDHRIAMSFLICGMAAKEPVSVDDAGPIATSFPIFMDLMGGLGARLERAEA, encoded by the coding sequence ATGTCGTCTCACGGCACCCCTACACCGATGACCTCCCGCAAGGCGGCCCCGCTCACGGGCGTGGCGGAGGTGCCCGGCGACAAGTCGATCAGCCATCGCTCGTTGATCCTTGGGGCCATGGCTGTGGGCGAGACCAAGATCACCGGGTTGCTGGAAGGCGAGGACGTGCTGGACACGGCCAAGGCGATGCGCGCTTTGGGGGCCGATGTGGTGCAGCATGGGGCCGGGGAATGGTCGGTGCATGGGGTTGGCGTTGGCGGCTTTGGCGAGCCGGAAGACGTGATTGATTGCGGCAACTCGGGCACCGGGGTGCGGCTGATCATGGGAGCCGTGGCGACCCATCCGTTCAGCGTGACCTTCACCGGCGATGCCAGCCTGCGCTCGCGCCCGATGGGGCGGGTGACGGAGCCGCTTTCGCTTTTTGGGACAGTGTCTTACGGCAAATCCGGCGGACGGTTGCCGCTGACGATGGTGGGGGCCGAAAGCCCGGTGCCGGTCAGCTACACAACGCCGGTGCCTTCGGCGCAGGTGAAGTCTGCCGTGCTGCTGGCGGGGCTGAACGCGCCGGGCGTGACGGTGGTGACCGAGAAGGAGGCCACGCGGGACCATACCGAGCGGATGCTGGCGGGCTTCGGGGCCGAGGTGACGGTGGAAGACACGGCCGAGGGGCGGGTTATCTCATTGACGGGGCAGCCGGAATTGCAGCCGCAGGTGATAGCGGTGCCGCGTGACCCTTCTTCGGCAGCATTCCCGGTTTGTGCGGCGCTGGTCGTGCCGGGGAGTGACGTGCTGGTGCCGGGGATCGGGCTGAACCCCACCCGTGCGGGGCTGTTCACCACGCTGCGCGAGATGGGCGCGGACCTGACCTATGAGAACGAGCGCGAGGAGGGCGGCGAGCCTGTGGCCGACCTTCGGGCAAAATTCTCGCCGGATATGAAGGGGATAGAGGTGCCCGCCGAACGGGCAGCCTCGATGATTGACGAATATCCGGTGCTCTCGGTGGTGGCGAGCTTTGCGCATGGGGTCACCAAATGCCCCGGCGTGAAGGAGCTGCGGGTGAAGGAGAGCGACCGGATCGACGCCATGGCGGTGGGTCTCCGGGCCTGCGGAGTGGAGGTTGACGAGGGCGAAGACTGGTTTGCCGTCAAGGGCTTGGGGCCTGAGGGCGTGCCCGGTGGGGCGCGGGCAGAGGCGCGGCTGGATCACCGGATCGCGATGAGCTTTCTGATCTGCGGGATGGCGGCCAAGGAGCCGGTGAGCGTGGATGATGCCGGGCCGATCGCCACCTCCTTTCCGATCTTCATGGATCTGATGGGCGGGCTGGGTGCGCGGCTGGAGAGGGCCGAGGCTTGA
- a CDS encoding GFA family protein: MRYASEGPWRPVIACHCSQCRKTTGHHVAATSVPREALEITGKPRWFASSGDARRGFCPTCGSQLFWDGPGVNISVMAGTLDAPTGLATKGHIFCADKGDYYEIGEGQRQVLGADPELTTQVK, encoded by the coding sequence GTGCGCTATGCCTCTGAGGGGCCGTGGAGACCGGTGATTGCCTGCCACTGTAGCCAGTGCCGCAAGACCACCGGGCACCATGTGGCGGCGACCTCGGTTCCGCGAGAAGCCCTTGAAATCACCGGAAAACCACGTTGGTTCGCCTCCTCCGGCGACGCCCGCCGTGGCTTTTGCCCGACCTGTGGAAGCCAGCTGTTTTGGGACGGGCCGGGGGTGAATATCTCGGTGATGGCGGGCACGCTCGATGCGCCGACGGGGCTTGCCACCAAGGGGCATATCTTTTGCGCCGACAAGGGCGATTACTATGAGATTGGTGAGGGCCAGCGGCAGGTGCTGGGGGCTGATCCGGAACTGACGACGCAGGTGAAGTGA
- the cmk gene encoding (d)CMP kinase — protein MKITVAIDGPAAAGKGTISKAIAAEFGLAHLDTGLLYRAVGAKVLAGAAPVAAAEALTPEDLSPEEALRTPEVAQAASRVAAEPEVREKLLEFQRNFARREGGAVLDGRDIGTVICPDAEVKLFVTASAEARAERRFLELEANGHEVTRAQVLADVKARDARDAGRDAAPMVAAEDAVLLDTTELSIAEALDRARACIHLKIK, from the coding sequence ATGAAAATCACCGTAGCTATCGACGGGCCCGCAGCGGCGGGGAAGGGGACGATCTCGAAGGCCATCGCTGCCGAGTTTGGCCTCGCCCATCTTGATACCGGCCTGCTCTACCGTGCGGTGGGGGCCAAGGTGCTGGCCGGTGCCGCGCCGGTGGCGGCTGCCGAGGCGCTGACGCCCGAAGACCTGAGCCCGGAAGAGGCGCTGCGCACGCCCGAGGTGGCCCAGGCCGCGAGCCGTGTGGCCGCAGAGCCGGAGGTGCGGGAGAAGCTGCTGGAATTTCAGCGCAATTTTGCCCGGCGCGAGGGCGGCGCGGTGCTGGACGGGCGTGATATTGGCACCGTCATCTGCCCGGATGCGGAGGTGAAACTCTTTGTCACCGCCAGTGCCGAGGCCCGCGCCGAACGCCGTTTTCTGGAGCTGGAGGCCAATGGGCACGAGGTGACACGGGCACAGGTATTGGCCGATGTGAAGGCGCGGGACGCGCGGGATGCGGGGCGGGATGCAGCGCCGATGGTGGCGGCGGAGGATGCCGTGCTGCTTGATACAACGGAGCTTAGCATCGCCGAGGCCCTTGACCGGGCGCGAGCGTGCATCCATTTGAAAATTAAGTAA